The following nucleotide sequence is from Corylus avellana chromosome ca7, CavTom2PMs-1.0.
gAGAAAACTATCCCAAGAATGCcgcagcagaatggcgtggctgagtgcatgaacaAGACTCTCAATGAGCATGCCAGGAGTATgagattgcatgctgggttaccaaagactttctgggttGATGCAATAAGCACTGCTGCATATCTGATAAATAGGGGGCcttccgttcccctgagccatagactaccggaagaagtctggagtggaaaagaggtaaatctttcacatctgaaagtttttggttgtgctttgtatgtccatgttgagtctgatgctatgagtaaactagatggtaaatctagtaagtgttttttcattggatatggagatgaggcattcggttatcgattttgggatgatcaaaatcgaaAGATTATTAGAAGttggaatgtgacttttaatgagtgtgctatgtataaggatgggtcaagtgcaaaacctgaagttacagagcaggaaccgaagaagtctgagtttgttaacttagatgagctttctgaaagtacagttcagaaagagaaacaattcgtggaggtggagcttgatgaacagtgttcactcacggatgaatatgatgacagagaatcttcaagagacttacaGCACCGGGAaaagtcttattctttagcaagaggcaaagagaaacgtgatcgaaaagcaacaaagaggtatggctttgataacatggtttcttttgctctgacagctagtagtggagatccatcatCTGTTCAAGATGGTATGCcgaaagaggtggagtcactacggagaggtaaagcttgggaatcggcagaattacccaagggaaaTAAGGCTAAAGAATGCATATGGGTCTataggaagaaagagtcatcggaAAAAGCTGTACGGTCGACGGGACAGATAAGGAGGCATGGTGTAATGTCTAAAtcaggtcctatgctcaagttcaagaggcacttggacttgagtggcacttgtggagtgtgattgcccttggggGCTGAGGCAGAGACATCTGGAGGAGAcacgttttggtagacttgatgAGATTCAAGTCAAGATGGAgattgttaagtatgacttgaattaaaagtcatggtgggacccaatggtttgtctccttcttcaagtaggagaggttctTGGTTCAACTGGTTTACTCCTTTACATATGGGTTTTGGAGTcctcctatgtgtaattggactccttgtttgacttatagtaaaagtcctagaccaacatgtaaaaggagagttaagcttctatataaggaacaaagcacaaagtgaatttgtgtgtgccaaaaacgtgaagcaccaaagggaggagaaaaaagagagaatttgagaggagGTACAAAGGCAACAAGGgtattttcttcttggtggtttttggagaagccaaaaacaagtgattagaagaaaaagggtgctgcagagtgagagaagaaaatagagatcagccgccatctgttccaacaaaagaagagtttgtacatctgtcttttgtattcttttttaggaataatctctcttgtgtgatagtgagatttgggtgtattggggctttggaatctgagtgattttctttctactatttttgtactccatcttttgatagtgaattttctccgggttGTCTCCgtcagtggatgtaggcttgttaagccgaaccacttaaatctttgtgtcgtatgtgattgcttatctttgttattccgcattcttcttatttttcgcatcttacgggtcttgggaaataggattaatttcctaacaaagaGAATAACAAATAATCTAGTGTTTTcgtctttttcaatttttatgttCCAAGCGGCCGATGTTTTATTCTCTTATTGAATGGCACAAATAACCTAGTTTATACCAAATCTTTGTAGAAgttattttttaactaaaattgtatcaaaaacCACATTATTAGGCAATTTGTTATGAAGAGAGTGGCAAAGCAGTGtgtgtaaaatatatatatatatatatatatatatatatatatatgtgtgtgtgtgtgtgtgtgtgtgtgtgtgtgtgtgtgagaaatgCTAGAGCATATACTCCAGTCTTTCTTTCATCCtctctttttaaaatcaactattagacaTACCTTCACTTAGATAGGTCATACAAATCTAATGgctgatttttttaaagaaaaaaataaaaagtatgaagaaggaagaaagaatgACCAAGATAGAtgttgtagcatttctcaaaaagtgtttaggaaacaaaattttttactgtGTACATAGAAAAACACTTGCAGTGATGGAGTTAGAAAATCTCTGTGTCTTGTTTTCCTGAGCGTGTGTAAGACTCTTAAATTGTTATTACTGTAGGCATCGCTTTAGTAGCGTGCTTCACCGGCCACCAGAGAaagaaattgtttgagattCAAGAGACAAAGCACATGGAACAATTCGATCTAGATCCAAGTTTAGTGCATGAGAGGTAccgaatttattttattatgctatgaattaaaaatatttataatatcaatatatatagcCCCAGCACCAttcatatgcatgcatgtttattttgtttttttccttaatattttGGGATTGATTTAATTGTTTGTTAGTCACACAAAATTCTAAAACTCACCTAGATCGATATTGGTTCATAATATCCGAATGCATGTCATCTTATGAAGTTTGGAAAATGGAACATATTTCGACAATTCTTGCCCTCGGGCTAACAGGTTTTCTTGGGAACTAAATAACCAAAGACAACatgggaaaataaaataagactCCAATCTCTTAATATTCAAAGCATCCTAGGAGCTAGATGCAtcaataagttttttattttagatgcATCTCATTTCTCTTTGCCTTATTACTAGtacatttataattttatagcaTAAGCTACACATTCTTCTTGCAGTTATTGTAGCAGATATCCACATAATCTCCCTTCACTTTATCTTCATCTGCCACTTGATTAAAAACACACATTAGTATATATTCCATGCACACGActaaaaatgaaacataaaactAAGTAGTAGTacgtttttctttcttctttaacaTGTACCTGAGCCTAACTTGGTGGCGGACATTGAGGCAGCACAAGCAGAGGTACAATGGTAGATGTCGTACGAGAGAGGGTGCTCGCAGTGTAGCTTGCAAAGGGCTATACAGATCTTGTAATGCTTTGGGATACATTTCTCAATGTGGCACTTATCAGCGCAGCTTTTATCACAATCGCCGGCATCTCCATCCTGCGGGGAAAGGGTAGAAGGGGTTGAAGGGGAAGGTGCAGATGAAGAAGGTTCTTGCGCACAATAGTGAGCAGCTTGTGCTGCAACCAGCACAAGCATCAATGCAAGCACCATCATCACTGAGAAACTCCTCATTCGCTTGATCTATTAGCTAGCTCGATCTCTACTATCTCTTCCTGATCACTTAGAAGTTTTCTTTGATTTAGAACTTGATCTCAAAAGATCGTAATTTATAGGCTTGAAGCTCTTTGTGATGAGTAAGTGAGCAATAAATGAATATTGAAGTTTATGGTATCCTTTGGATCCTTTTCGTAATTGATTTGTGTTGTAACCTTCTTGTCATTAATGAGATTGTGGTACCCACATTAGATTCTATTAAATCTCACATAGCCAAACATTAATTGAAGCATACTAATCTTTTTCAAAGAGCCAAAGAGGCAAATGAGCTTTCCATGTAAATAAATGAacctcctattttttttttttttttttttttttttgttgaagggAAACAtacatactcattcattgataaaagtcgcaagcataaagctcttacaaatagagcaaaaagctcCGAaataaatcatagccgaagctatagatacagtcatcaacaacagaccaaatcaaccataacaaaAGCATCCGCTAACTTATGACTAATCATTAGGTTTAAGAATCAGATCTGCATcgaacagacaccatctaatgcataggtaacgcttattcctcggccttaaGAGCAAAACCCTCAAGCTGATACTTATCCTCCTCAACCCGAAAGTcaggataaagttcacatccacaacctaaggatttggaccagtaataacgggcagcaaccgggcgcaacaaagcaggagAAGAgtgccttattacaagcaaaaagaacaaccatacagaaaaataaagggaacaacaaaacaaatgcaggaaaagaaattacaacaaagaaaacaaaatacagGGGAACTCTAAGgaaatacaaaatagaaaaaacaacaatataGAGAAATAAACACGAAAAACACACAAAGCGGGTCATGGCAGCCGAAAGGAGGCCGATCGCAAGCTGGCCGAAAACCACAgtggaaggtggcacaaaaagcttggcgtaGGAGGGGCGCATGAAAAGACTTGACAACGAGCGGTGAGCAGCGAAGCGGGTGCGGAGGAAATCagcggcacacacaaacaaaNNNNNNNNNNNNNNNNNNNNNNNNNNNNNNNNNNNNNNNNNNNNNNNNNNNNNNNNNNNNNNNNNNNNNNNNNNNNNNNNNNNNNNNNNNNNNNNNNNNNTGgcatgggggcattttgggaaaaaaaaaaagtcaaaagcggttgaattgcaacaatttgaaagtttggggggtcaagtgtcactttttaaacattggagatcaaaatgcaaatgggtggatagtttaagggggtaaaatgtattttctccttctttatattttctcaatatgaAACATCCACTGACAAGTACACTTCTCATGCtccataaattatattaaaattgttttaacaaaataaattttgatactTGAACGATCGATGTACAAGTGTCAACGATCAATCGATCCCACTTCAAACGATTGATGCATAACTATCATCGATCAATCGATCCACATAGATCGAACGTTGGATCAAAGTTTTTGTGTACATTGACTATCTAGCTTGTTGTTGAGCTAACCTATTGGTTGCATGAATCAGACATGTTCTTGTCATGATCATTGAAACGATCACTTTAATCTACTAGGAGAAACTTCagcatatatatgcatggttgAGTAAACCCATGTGAATTAAAAAGGATTAAGCTCAAATTGAAAAGATATTACAAGTATAAGTGATTAATAAAATATAGTTGTCTCCAAATTCATAAACTTGAGTTTTTGAGTTAAGTAGTATCCCAACATAATATATTATGGTTTTATTGAAAGactccaaactcaagttttttAAGTTTGGTGGTATTTCAGCACAGTATATATAATTTCACTTAAAAACTCTAACAAGAACCCCGCTAATTTTTGCTGAAATTAGATCTCGTGTAGCTTTAAACCCGTTAACTTTACTTTgcaattacaaaataacaatatttgGTGCGCTTTTAGAAACACACACctttaaaggttaaactacaATTCTAAATGccaaattgtgattttaccaaaatcttaattgcgtttttaacATCTCTAGCAATAAGATATAAAATATCTAATTAAAAACACTCTCATTTAATTtacctactcattttttaatacaaactcTAATTGATGATCTTTTATTTTCCCtactttcttttaaatattatttttccttctttttctattaCATTCTTGTGAATATAAGCTCTTGGAGAGGgagataaaagagaaaatattaaagaaatgatGTATTATGCTTTGGTATTCCAAATGTATTTGTGAAAAATCAACAatcttaattaactaaattcaGCTAATATAAACATTTTAGTCTAGAGATATTCACATGCTCACTGAAGCAGTAACAGCCAGAGCGGCAGTCGATGCTGGATTAGACAAAACTTGGTCAGCAGTGAACTCTGAAGCAAAATATAGTTCAGTGCACTCATTGACAAATATACTCCTTCAGAGTTCAGAGGCTTCAGGGGAGGCTCTCACTTCCCCAAATGCTTCCACTTTTTCGAAAGTGCCACCATTCGTGAATGATGCTACACATGAATGGGCAttaaacaacatttttttttttttctggtttcatGGAGGCAAATAATTTG
It contains:
- the LOC132188747 gene encoding uncharacterized protein LOC132188747 isoform X1, with translation MRSFSVMMVLALMLVLVAAQAAHYCAQEPSSSAPSPSTPSTLSPQDGDAGDCDKSCADKCHIEKCIPKHYKICIALCKLHCEHPLSYDIYHCTSACAASMSATKLGSVADEDKVKGDYVDICYNNCKKNV
- the LOC132188747 gene encoding uncharacterized protein LOC132188747 isoform X2 — translated: MRSFSVMMVLALMLVLVAAQAAHYCAQEPSSSAPSPSTPSTLSPQDGDAGDCDKSCADKCHIEKCIPKHYKICIALCKLHCEHPLSYDIYHCTSACAASMSATKLGSDEDKVKGDYVDICYNNCKKNV